In a single window of the Helicobacter felis ATCC 49179 genome:
- a CDS encoding Na+/H+ antiporter family protein, with protein MILSNAAVVSVVVMVGLSLARLNILLAIIAASLVAGVMGGLSVVKTVEIMIAGMQGNLETALSYVLLGALAVMISSGNLIKVVLYKLVGVMDQKATILCFFIAFVACFSQNLIPVHIAFIPILIPPLLHLMNRLQLDRRAVACALTFGLQTPYMTIPAGFGLIFQNLLVEHLNKNGIPTTLSQVVGVMSIAGFAMLVGLVVAVLVLYKKPRVYQDNLVIHTDKPPRLEWRDYQTLIGIVLAFGVQLSTGSLPLGAFIGLMVMLAGGVIKWKDMDSVIDEGVKMMAFVAFVMLVAAGFGEVLQKTHAIADLVSATSSMVSTKLEGALLMLAIGLFITIGIGTSFGTIPIIAAFYCPLCVALGFSTSATILLVGIAAALGDAGSPASDSTIGPTTGLNADKQHSHIYDTCVPTFLVYNIPLIVFGTIGALLL; from the coding sequence ATGATCTTAAGTAACGCGGCGGTGGTGTCCGTGGTGGTGATGGTGGGCTTGAGTTTGGCGCGGCTCAATATCCTGCTAGCCATCATTGCGGCTAGCTTAGTGGCGGGCGTGATGGGGGGCTTGAGCGTGGTTAAGACGGTCGAGATCATGATTGCTGGCATGCAGGGCAATTTAGAAACGGCCTTGAGCTATGTTCTCTTGGGTGCGTTGGCGGTGATGATCTCAAGCGGAAATCTGATCAAAGTTGTCCTATACAAGCTAGTCGGCGTGATGGATCAAAAAGCCACGATTTTATGCTTTTTCATCGCTTTTGTGGCGTGTTTTTCTCAAAACCTCATCCCCGTACACATTGCCTTCATCCCTATTCTTATCCCGCCTCTGTTGCATTTGATGAACCGCCTGCAGCTAGATAGACGCGCCGTAGCGTGTGCGCTCACTTTTGGACTACAAACCCCTTATATGACCATCCCAGCGGGCTTTGGGCTGATTTTTCAAAATCTCCTTGTAGAGCATTTGAATAAGAATGGTATCCCTACGACCCTCTCCCAAGTGGTGGGGGTGATGTCTATTGCAGGGTTTGCCATGCTTGTAGGTTTGGTAGTAGCGGTGTTGGTGCTTTACAAGAAACCTCGTGTTTATCAAGACAACCTCGTCATCCATACCGATAAACCGCCCCGATTGGAATGGCGCGATTACCAAACTTTAATCGGGATTGTACTCGCCTTTGGGGTGCAACTCTCTACAGGCTCTCTGCCTTTGGGGGCGTTTATAGGCTTGATGGTGATGTTAGCAGGGGGGGTGATCAAATGGAAAGACATGGATAGCGTCATTGATGAGGGCGTAAAAATGATGGCCTTTGTGGCTTTTGTCATGCTAGTGGCTGCAGGCTTTGGGGAGGTGTTGCAAAAAACCCACGCGATCGCAGATTTAGTGAGCGCGACCTCTAGTATGGTGTCTACTAAGTTGGAGGGGGCGTTGTTGATGTTGGCGATCGGGCTTTTCATCACCATAGGTATTGGAACCTCCTTTGGCACGATTCCTATCATCGCTGCTTTTTACTGCCCTTTATGTGTAGCGCTGGGTTTTAGCACCTCAGCGACCATTCTTTTAGTGGGCATTGCCGCCGCACTTGGGGACGCAGGCTCACCCGCCTCAGATAGCACCATTGGCCCCACTACGGGCTTAAACGCCGACAAACAGCATAGTCATATCTATGATACCTGTGTGCCCACCTTCTTGGTTTATAATATCCCACTCATCGTCTTTGGCACCATTGGGGCGTTGTTGCTCTAA
- a CDS encoding carbon-nitrogen hydrolase, with product MPLKPAKIHTAILQHAYCGDRNSTLEHSAAMLAHAKQLHPKLDLVVLPELHPYAYFCQCEDPKHFVLAQNYAEDVAFFSNLAKTYGVVLVSSLFEKRMEGVFSNTAVVFERDGHVVGIQRKMHIPDDPRFYEKFYFTPGDTFAPIQTSVGNLGVLVCWDQWYPEAARIMALKKADMLIYPSAIGWFNDPSESDTDKILQREAWWGVQRGHSIANVIPVIGSNRVGLELDPSGHTQGLKFFGSSFIYGAFGKELARGGEQEEIVYACINLEESRATRLMWPFFRDRRIDAYQEILKRVVE from the coding sequence ATGCCCTTGAAACCTGCAAAAATCCACACTGCCATCTTGCAACATGCCTATTGTGGCGATCGCAATTCTACTTTAGAACACAGCGCGGCTATGCTAGCGCATGCCAAACAATTACATCCAAAATTAGATTTGGTAGTTTTGCCCGAACTACACCCTTATGCTTATTTTTGCCAATGTGAAGACCCTAAGCACTTCGTATTGGCGCAAAATTATGCTGAGGATGTCGCATTCTTTAGCAATTTGGCAAAAACTTATGGTGTTGTGTTGGTGAGTTCTCTGTTTGAAAAACGCATGGAGGGAGTGTTCTCTAATACGGCGGTGGTGTTTGAGCGAGACGGGCACGTAGTCGGGATACAGCGCAAAATGCACATTCCAGACGACCCGCGTTTTTATGAGAAATTTTACTTCACCCCCGGGGACACTTTTGCGCCCATCCAAACCAGCGTAGGGAATTTAGGGGTTTTGGTGTGCTGGGATCAGTGGTATCCAGAGGCTGCGCGTATCATGGCATTGAAAAAAGCAGATATGCTCATTTACCCTAGTGCGATCGGGTGGTTTAACGATCCTAGTGAGAGCGATACGGATAAAATCTTGCAAAGAGAGGCATGGTGGGGGGTGCAACGCGGGCATAGTATCGCTAATGTGATTCCTGTCATAGGGTCTAATCGTGTAGGGCTCGAGTTAGACCCCTCAGGGCACACGCAGGGGTTAAAATTCTTTGGCTCAAGCTTCATTTATGGGGCTTTTGGGAAGGAGCTAGCGCGCGGGGGCGAGCAAGAGGAAATCGTTTATGCTTGTATTAATTTAGAGGAGAGCAGGGCGACCCGTCTGATGTGGCCCTTCTTTAGAGATCGCCGTATTGACGCCTATCAGGAGATTCTAAAAAGAGTGGTGGAATGA
- a CDS encoding 6-hydroxymethylpterin diphosphokinase MptE-like protein, producing MLDLSEQALKERFVKNLEFFQTHLPKLHALLLAPPSAYNLLNSPQGFNILHLESGDLLFPYEDGEHKMLEISQEWARGIWHNPKWQLKGNGVELGHFDLENLPLTHKACQEIFQTGSGQDVWDFGENFYPPSAIFGLAGGLFLALLLEEGAFFHALYIFEEHPDLLRLSAYFLDYAKLFKATPPKGCVLFLKTLSESLLHRIFSTKKITHSFLHLEFKPYTSPASARALESFNAQKSSALRGWGSFEDEMLGLKNTFKNLKKSPLVLNPKTCTRVDVPICVVGNGPSLDTLLDFIEAHQDRMIIFSCGTALKPLKARQIAIDFQIEIERIDYLKDVLLQAPLDHTPLLYANMCNPGAVSLAQESYMFMRGGSASGYALKEWAIEYSAPFVGNAGVSLACLFSKTLILCGLDCGYIEGRSKHARGSYYGHEGVEIPQGALAIPSNFGDRVFADGLFILSRDQMGLAFKQHKSEVYNLSNGALIANTHPTRPKDLQLPPINKARALTRLKTAFQPTPQVQINSKSYVSFHAQILKIFQQPLHTKRDLYQVVDQLSTLSMDLSAQDPLMGILFEGSLAHICQHLLARGLLLQQAELPAFYAHAQSVILNTLELMRASMLQET from the coding sequence ATGCTTGATCTGAGTGAGCAAGCCCTCAAAGAACGCTTTGTAAAGAATTTAGAATTTTTTCAAACCCATCTGCCCAAACTTCACGCGCTATTGCTCGCCCCACCCTCTGCTTATAATCTCCTCAACAGCCCGCAGGGTTTTAATATTCTCCACCTTGAGAGTGGGGATTTGCTTTTCCCTTATGAAGATGGAGAACATAAAATGCTAGAAATATCTCAAGAGTGGGCGCGTGGTATTTGGCACAATCCAAAATGGCAACTTAAAGGAAATGGAGTAGAGTTAGGACATTTTGATTTAGAAAACCTGCCCCTCACCCACAAAGCTTGTCAAGAGATTTTTCAAACAGGGAGTGGGCAAGATGTATGGGATTTTGGGGAAAATTTTTACCCACCTAGCGCGATTTTTGGTTTGGCTGGGGGGTTATTCTTAGCCCTTTTGCTAGAGGAGGGGGCTTTTTTTCATGCCTTGTATATCTTTGAGGAACATCCCGATTTATTGCGTTTGAGCGCGTATTTTTTAGACTATGCCAAACTTTTTAAAGCCACGCCCCCAAAAGGGTGTGTTCTATTTTTAAAAACGCTCTCAGAGTCGCTTTTGCATAGGATTTTTAGCACCAAAAAGATCACCCATAGTTTTTTGCATTTAGAATTTAAGCCTTACACGAGCCCGGCTAGTGCGCGCGCGCTAGAGAGCTTTAATGCCCAAAAATCTAGCGCATTGCGCGGGTGGGGAAGTTTTGAGGATGAGATGTTAGGCTTGAAGAATACTTTTAAAAACCTCAAAAAATCCCCCCTGGTTCTCAACCCCAAAACCTGCACACGCGTAGATGTACCTATCTGTGTGGTGGGCAATGGTCCCAGCTTGGACACTCTGCTAGATTTTATAGAGGCTCATCAGGATCGCATGATTATTTTTAGCTGTGGGACGGCTCTCAAACCCCTTAAAGCCCGCCAAATTGCCATAGATTTTCAAATTGAGATCGAACGCATCGACTATCTTAAAGATGTCCTTTTACAAGCCCCCCTAGATCACACCCCCTTACTTTATGCCAATATGTGCAATCCGGGCGCGGTTAGTTTAGCTCAAGAGAGCTACATGTTTATGCGTGGGGGGAGTGCGAGCGGGTATGCCCTTAAAGAGTGGGCTATAGAATACAGCGCGCCCTTTGTAGGCAATGCGGGAGTGAGTTTGGCATGTTTATTTTCTAAGACTTTGATTTTATGCGGGCTGGATTGTGGCTATATTGAGGGGAGGAGTAAGCATGCTAGGGGTTCGTATTATGGGCATGAAGGCGTGGAGATTCCACAAGGAGCGTTGGCTATCCCCTCTAACTTTGGGGATCGCGTTTTTGCAGACGGGCTTTTTATTCTCTCTAGGGATCAAATGGGTTTAGCCTTTAAACAGCATAAAAGCGAGGTGTATAATTTATCTAACGGGGCATTGATTGCCAACACGCACCCCACACGCCCCAAAGACCTACAATTACCCCCCATCAACAAAGCGCGCGCGCTAACTAGGCTCAAAACAGCTTTTCAGCCCACCCCTCAAGTCCAAATAAACTCCAAATCTTATGTTTCTTTCCACGCCCAAATACTCAAGATTTTCCAACAACCCCTCCATACTAAAAGAGATTTGTACCAAGTGGTGGATCAACTCAGCACACTTAGCATGGATTTAAGCGCACAAGACCCCTTAATGGGGATTTTATTTGAGGGGTCGCTAGCGCACATCTGCCAACATCTGCTAGCAAGAGGGCTTTTGCTCCAACAAGCAGAATTGCCAGCCTTTTACGCCCACGCGCAAAGTGTGATCTTAAACACTTTAGAGCTAATGCGTGCCTCTATGTTGCAAGAGACTTAA
- a CDS encoding phosphomannomutase/phosphoglucomutase, with translation MPLDSSIFREYDIRGIFGQNLNESCVRQIGLELGALMAKSCAKVALGYDARTHSPILFEWLKSGLENFVEVYDLGLIPTPVAYFATFNSIEGVQIPHSIMITGSHNPPEYNGFKITLNQKPFYGQAIQELKVKMLDNPTPYKSTPTTTHKLKAKQAYHSYLINAFSHLKDFSYKIALDFGNGVGALGLEPVLRALNISFDSLYPNPDGTFPNHHPDPSEAKNLQDLQKHMQAHNIPIGIAFDGDADRVALLTQNHIYAGDELAILFAQSLAREGIKPLVIGEVKCSQVMYDTINQLGQALMYKTGHSNLKVKLKEINAHFAAEMSGHLFFNDRYFGYDDALYAALRILELFLHSTPTELEGVINALPYSYKTPEEKIHVLEEEKFALIEQLKDVLKGQLPSNFPPIVEVIDIDGVRVVFEHGFALVRASNTTPTLVTRFEGKDEACAQEYKEALLSLLQHRGTH, from the coding sequence ATGCCATTAGATTCGAGCATTTTTAGGGAATACGACATTAGGGGGATTTTTGGGCAGAATTTAAACGAATCTTGCGTGCGCCAAATCGGGCTAGAATTGGGCGCTCTCATGGCTAAGAGTTGTGCTAAAGTGGCGCTAGGCTATGACGCGCGCACCCACTCACCCATTTTATTTGAGTGGCTTAAAAGCGGGCTTGAAAACTTTGTAGAAGTCTATGATTTAGGGCTCATCCCCACCCCTGTCGCCTATTTTGCTACCTTTAACTCCATTGAGGGCGTGCAAATCCCCCACTCTATTATGATCACCGGCTCGCACAACCCCCCTGAATATAATGGTTTTAAAATCACTCTAAATCAAAAACCCTTCTATGGTCAAGCCATCCAAGAGTTAAAAGTTAAAATGCTGGATAACCCCACACCCTATAAGTCTACACCCACTACCACCCACAAGCTCAAGGCAAAGCAAGCCTATCATAGCTACCTCATTAACGCCTTTTCTCATCTTAAAGACTTCTCCTATAAAATCGCCCTAGATTTTGGTAATGGCGTGGGGGCTTTGGGGTTAGAACCCGTGCTAAGGGCGTTAAATATCAGTTTTGATAGTCTGTATCCTAATCCGGATGGCACTTTTCCTAACCACCACCCCGATCCTAGTGAAGCTAAAAATCTACAAGATTTACAAAAACACATGCAAGCGCACAACATCCCCATAGGGATCGCCTTTGATGGGGATGCGGATCGCGTTGCCTTGCTCACACAAAATCACATTTACGCAGGCGATGAGTTAGCCATTCTTTTTGCCCAAAGCCTAGCAAGAGAGGGGATTAAACCCCTTGTGATTGGCGAGGTCAAATGTTCACAGGTGATGTATGACACCATTAACCAGCTAGGTCAAGCGCTGATGTATAAAACAGGGCATAGCAATTTAAAAGTCAAGCTCAAAGAAATTAACGCCCATTTTGCTGCTGAGATGAGCGGGCATTTATTCTTTAACGATCGCTACTTTGGCTATGACGATGCTCTCTATGCTGCTCTGCGCATTTTAGAGCTATTTTTACACTCCACGCCTACAGAGTTAGAGGGTGTCATTAACGCCCTGCCCTATTCGTATAAAACCCCTGAAGAAAAAATCCATGTCTTAGAAGAGGAAAAATTTGCCCTCATTGAACAACTTAAAGATGTATTAAAAGGACAACTTCCTTCAAATTTTCCGCCCATTGTGGAGGTGATTGACATCGATGGGGTGCGTGTGGTTTTTGAACATGGCTTTGCTTTGGTGCGCGCTAGCAACACTACGCCCACGCTAGTAACCCGCTTTGAGGGCAAAGACGAAGCCTGCGCCCAAGAATATAAGGAGGCGCTCTTAAGTCTCTTGCAACATAGAGGCACGCATTAG
- a CDS encoding alpha-2,3-sialyltransferase codes for MNVTPPPPRKPLIIAGNGPSIKNLDYSFFPPDFEVFRCNQFYFEDRYYLGNEVKACFFNPSVFELQMNTVRILDGRNEYTLCDFYCSTLGPNPYINGKPTPIREFLDKRYIGIRTTHNMLEGLEPFQNLQAKFINLKGQWFTSGVVMLICAIALGYQEIYLAGLDFYADGPGHFYANQSAFFKIHSDSSHNKDLDIEAIELAKQYAKLYALVPNSALSEILPLSPHKNALSIETKERLKLGQTKPEDYISDVILPPHYLECKKTSEKSRKEVLKEFLDTRGACSGNLVFESLRFGRRVCCDVYKFGRACLALCKPKNFKLIFKRNKPTP; via the coding sequence ATTAATGTTACCCCCCCCCCCCCCCGCAAACCCCTCATTATTGCTGGCAATGGCCCAAGTATCAAAAACCTAGACTATAGTTTCTTCCCCCCAGATTTTGAAGTCTTTAGGTGCAATCAATTTTATTTTGAGGATAGATATTATTTGGGGAACGAAGTCAAGGCATGTTTTTTTAATCCCTCTGTCTTTGAGTTGCAAATGAACACCGTCCGCATTTTAGATGGGCGTAACGAATACACCTTATGCGATTTTTATTGTAGCACTCTTGGTCCAAATCCCTATATTAATGGCAAACCAACGCCCATAAGAGAATTTTTAGATAAACGCTACATTGGCATACGCACCACTCATAACATGCTAGAGGGCTTAGAACCCTTCCAAAACCTACAAGCTAAATTTATAAATCTTAAAGGCCAATGGTTTACTTCCGGGGTGGTGATGCTTATTTGCGCCATCGCCTTGGGTTATCAAGAAATTTATTTGGCAGGCCTTGATTTTTATGCAGATGGACCCGGGCATTTTTATGCTAATCAAAGCGCGTTTTTTAAAATCCACTCCGACTCATCTCATAACAAAGACCTAGACATTGAGGCAATTGAATTAGCTAAACAATACGCTAAACTTTACGCCCTTGTGCCAAATAGCGCGCTCTCTGAAATCTTGCCCCTAAGCCCACACAAAAACGCCCTAAGCATAGAAACTAAAGAGAGGCTAAAATTAGGACAAACCAAGCCGGAGGACTATATTAGCGATGTGATCTTGCCACCTCATTACCTTGAATGTAAAAAGACTTCAGAAAAAAGTCGCAAAGAGGTTTTAAAAGAATTTTTAGATACTAGAGGGGCGTGTTCAGGCAATCTTGTGTTCGAATCCCTGCGTTTTGGCCGCCGTGTGTGCTGTGATGTTTATAAATTTGGCCGGGCGTGCTTGGCTTTATGTAAACCCAAGAATTTTAAACTTATATTTAAACGCAATAAACCTACTCCATAA
- a CDS encoding DUF7494 domain-containing protein: MHFKRAFLFLGLLCAPLFALTFSITQGKEEDQNFATLTLKHDTPFVCTQSPLPPRIITCVIHSTPKPGFTPMNTTFFDISYDIKDYVFYLYIKPKFKQQLFALPHDYKRHIPIQSAPTNTSDTWQIVGFSEKIPFLTPKNHTQESYTGLDFPIIIEDAQTPYIQELGVDNQPLNYSKGADLDGYLQVKKLMGEQSYLAALKAIGNIFETYPKTLFRKDLYLYEMIALDKLNKRQDLLLQIGERWLKLYPADPKVPHVLYLTGTAYDRINHAKQAQNQFQRAIIEYPGSRYAPLSQMRLAEQSANEGNNSGALTLFQKAYSGAKDIESASLIAFSWARFDLEAYGGKNAPILVQKILEANPKFFLNYPTQSYDFLTNLKTHALFAPAIAIAKILSDQDNNPTIKEKASFDLGFLYAKNNQPNKAHIANLEYLDNFNNAMHIPLVKQRDNEILFLMHGSFEEKLARFNQILKDFPQGSSEHQKALEYKAQMLLEERYYSQVLGMAPDLAMNSEPMQQALVALGRNAVKEGDCRSAVDYLVQVAPLQPNVFTQEEQLEAFDCLYNAKLYNQAGVFAKNGLQKSPENPEKRIDWLYRQANNLYKLDDFQNSLLAAKDAFTLATLKKAQHYYDIAFVLFTDYMRTNNPSQALALFPQLQKWFKGDARMIDVYGLLLQNEAKTTNNPTTLQLYATNLIALQKAHQNDSFTPYAQQQLISAFMREGKLDRALEENQALLKKSLEPQEKQHTLYMQGSILKQQNRIPESQKAFGACIAIKSASAWKDLCQQALSLLQP, encoded by the coding sequence ATGCACTTTAAACGCGCGTTTTTATTCTTGGGGCTTTTGTGTGCCCCCCTTTTTGCCCTCACTTTTAGCATCACTCAGGGCAAGGAGGAAGATCAAAATTTTGCAACCCTCACTCTTAAACATGACACGCCTTTTGTGTGCACACAATCCCCTCTTCCCCCTAGAATCATCACCTGCGTGATCCACTCCACCCCCAAGCCGGGCTTTACCCCCATGAACACAACTTTTTTTGACATCTCCTATGACATTAAAGACTATGTGTTTTATTTATACATCAAACCCAAATTCAAACAACAACTCTTCGCCCTGCCTCATGACTATAAGCGGCACATCCCCATTCAAAGCGCTCCTACAAACACCTCTGACACTTGGCAAATTGTAGGTTTTAGCGAGAAAATCCCCTTTCTTACTCCTAAGAACCATACTCAAGAATCTTATACGGGCTTGGATTTTCCTATTATCATCGAGGATGCCCAAACTCCCTATATCCAAGAACTGGGCGTGGATAACCAACCCCTCAATTATTCTAAAGGGGCAGATTTAGACGGCTATTTGCAGGTTAAAAAGCTCATGGGTGAACAATCCTATTTGGCGGCACTCAAGGCGATTGGGAATATTTTTGAAACCTATCCTAAAACCCTCTTTAGAAAAGACCTGTATCTCTATGAAATGATCGCCTTGGATAAACTCAACAAGCGCCAAGATCTCTTGTTGCAGATTGGGGAACGCTGGCTTAAACTCTATCCAGCAGACCCTAAAGTTCCCCATGTGCTCTACCTAACAGGCACGGCCTACGATCGCATTAACCACGCTAAACAGGCACAAAACCAATTCCAACGCGCCATTATCGAGTATCCAGGGAGTCGTTACGCTCCCCTCTCACAAATGCGTTTGGCTGAACAAAGTGCTAATGAGGGCAATAATAGCGGCGCACTTACCCTTTTTCAAAAAGCCTACAGCGGAGCTAAAGATATTGAGAGCGCGAGTCTAATTGCCTTTTCTTGGGCGCGTTTTGATCTAGAAGCCTATGGAGGCAAAAACGCCCCTATACTTGTTCAAAAAATTTTAGAAGCTAATCCTAAGTTTTTCCTAAACTACCCCACACAATCCTACGACTTCCTCACCAATCTAAAAACCCATGCCCTTTTTGCTCCTGCAATTGCTATTGCTAAAATTCTAAGCGATCAAGACAATAACCCCACTATCAAAGAAAAAGCTTCCTTTGATCTAGGTTTTCTCTACGCCAAAAACAACCAACCCAATAAGGCTCACATTGCTAACTTAGAATATTTGGATAATTTTAATAACGCGATGCACATCCCCTTGGTGAAGCAAAGAGATAATGAAATCCTCTTTTTAATGCACGGGAGTTTTGAAGAAAAACTAGCTCGTTTTAATCAAATCCTTAAAGATTTTCCCCAAGGTTCTAGTGAACATCAGAAAGCCTTAGAATACAAAGCCCAGATGTTGCTTGAAGAGCGCTACTATAGCCAAGTTTTAGGTATGGCTCCTGATCTTGCTATGAATTCTGAACCCATGCAACAAGCCTTAGTGGCTTTGGGAAGAAACGCGGTTAAAGAGGGTGATTGTCGGAGTGCAGTAGACTACCTCGTGCAAGTGGCGCCTCTCCAGCCCAATGTTTTCACTCAAGAAGAGCAACTAGAAGCTTTTGATTGTCTTTATAACGCCAAACTTTACAACCAAGCTGGGGTATTTGCCAAAAATGGCTTGCAAAAGAGTCCAGAAAATCCTGAAAAACGAATCGATTGGCTCTATCGTCAGGCCAATAATCTCTATAAACTTGATGATTTTCAAAATTCCTTACTTGCAGCTAAGGACGCTTTCACTCTAGCCACTCTCAAAAAAGCCCAACATTACTATGACATTGCTTTTGTCTTATTTACAGATTACATGCGTACCAATAACCCTTCCCAAGCTCTCGCTCTTTTCCCTCAGCTCCAAAAATGGTTTAAGGGCGATGCGCGCATGATTGATGTCTATGGGCTTTTATTGCAAAATGAGGCCAAAACCACCAACAACCCCACCACTTTGCAGCTTTACGCTACAAATCTCATCGCCTTGCAAAAAGCTCACCAAAACGACTCTTTCACGCCCTATGCCCAACAACAACTTATCAGCGCGTTCATGCGAGAGGGCAAGCTAGATCGTGCACTTGAAGAAAATCAGGCTTTGCTTAAGAAGAGTTTAGAGCCTCAAGAAAAGCAACACACACTTTATATGCAAGGAAGTATTTTAAAACAACAAAATAGAATTCCAGAGAGTCAAAAGGCTTTTGGTGCTTGTATAGCCATTAAAAGCGCCTCTGCTTGGAAAGACCTCTGCCAACAAGCCTTAAGTTTATTGCAACCATAA
- a CDS encoding NADH-quinone oxidoreductase subunit N, which translates to MDFSFSIQEFNFVSILPMLIGMVGGVYVLLTNVCRGQFSRNLNVFLVLFILALDFWTLFLPMGAPSSFYNLITTDPISLMAQKFIVAASFLLMWLVLSKERFSEFQTPEFYPLYLFMVTGFQIMVSSNHLLIIILGLESASLSMCVVMALNNKHGGLEAGLKYFTMGVLASVFFSMGAALLYLLTGSLNLSDMSFTENFSPVVLCVCAAIFLLGAVGFKVSLVPFHTWMPDIYEGNNPVLAGFISIVPKIAGLVVAWRIFAFFLSTQIIFIHALFYFLIALTITIPNLMALVQKDAKRMMAYSSISHTGFALACVFGGWVETMFAYWLLFLITNVGAFALFWGVSTKEDALAHCYHYPFARFNGLIHTKPLLALLGAVFLFSLAGIPPFSMFWGKVMILQNLLAQHNLFLAIVMVVNSAIAACYYLRLCVAMFFATPNTSGALNASYPVYAVLFGTAILCLGSISVLQHYAL; encoded by the coding sequence ATGGACTTCTCTTTTTCGATTCAAGAATTTAACTTTGTTAGCATCTTGCCTATGCTGATTGGGATGGTAGGAGGGGTGTATGTCCTTCTTACTAATGTGTGTCGGGGGCAATTTTCGCGCAACCTGAATGTGTTTTTAGTGCTCTTCATCCTTGCTTTAGATTTTTGGACTCTTTTTTTGCCCATGGGCGCTCCTTCTAGCTTTTATAATTTGATCACAACCGATCCCATCTCTTTGATGGCGCAAAAGTTCATTGTAGCGGCAAGTTTTTTACTCATGTGGCTTGTGTTGAGCAAAGAACGCTTTTCAGAGTTTCAAACTCCCGAGTTTTACCCTCTTTATTTATTTATGGTAACTGGTTTCCAAATCATGGTTTCTAGTAACCATCTATTAATCATTATCTTGGGCCTAGAGAGCGCTTCTTTATCCATGTGTGTTGTTATGGCACTGAATAATAAACATGGCGGACTTGAAGCAGGTTTAAAATACTTTACAATGGGTGTGCTAGCCAGTGTGTTTTTTTCTATGGGGGCAGCATTGCTCTATTTGCTCACAGGCAGTCTCAATCTCTCTGACATGTCCTTTACAGAGAATTTTAGCCCCGTGGTGCTCTGTGTGTGTGCGGCAATCTTTTTGCTTGGTGCGGTGGGTTTTAAGGTTTCTTTAGTGCCTTTCCACACTTGGATGCCTGATATTTATGAGGGAAATAACCCCGTTCTTGCGGGCTTTATTTCCATTGTGCCCAAAATTGCCGGACTTGTGGTGGCGTGGCGGATATTTGCCTTTTTCCTCAGCACGCAAATTATTTTCATACACGCGCTCTTTTATTTCTTAATAGCCCTCACAATCACTATTCCAAATCTTATGGCTCTTGTGCAAAAGGATGCCAAGCGTATGATGGCCTATAGTTCCATTTCACATACCGGCTTTGCGCTTGCATGTGTCTTTGGGGGATGGGTAGAAACGATGTTTGCCTACTGGTTATTGTTTTTGATCACTAATGTTGGAGCTTTTGCTCTGTTTTGGGGTGTGAGCACTAAAGAGGACGCTTTAGCACACTGCTATCATTACCCTTTTGCACGCTTTAACGGCTTGATTCACACCAAACCCCTTCTAGCTCTTCTAGGAGCTGTTTTCTTGTTTTCCCTAGCGGGCATTCCCCCCTTTTCCATGTTTTGGGGAAAAGTGATGATTTTGCAAAACCTCCTCGCGCAACACAATCTATTTTTAGCGATTGTGATGGTGGTTAATAGCGCGATTGCGGCCTGCTATTATCTGCGTCTGTGCGTGGCGATGTTTTTTGCAACCCCTAATACTTCAGGGGCTTTGAACGCTAGCTATCCTGTCTATGCAGTCCTTTTTGGCACGGCTATTCTTTGCTTAGGTTCTATTTCTGTGCTCCAACATTATGCACTTTAA